From Theileria annulata chromosome 1, complete sequence, *** SEQUENCING IN PROGRESS ***, one genomic window encodes:
- a CDS encoding uncharacterized protein (Tap349e08.q2ks7.C.cand.100 - score = 76.63), whose translation MDFIRKINKNVQESFSILNEGIQITNSILELNTIHLPQLFQLRPSKNKNDKEGGLCCLFEENKPEIVGSVEQIKTNGLKSKEVGEQTNKSKFLNRLRTGYQEKYDLSRNQVTEPGKILELECAQGEKCLLKSFSVNLYRESIDFVSFFLNTLSNVLKDSNKASRKLVENQTFLVLFEISKLVEVTVFLRSDNQKVRKIIQDVDSIYGSLVSLVSFSLKLLNEVLQYPLHIFFNNLEKEYDDCRIEKRKYESFLKQRYPSQNLDEYDMIGSFWFINITDEERIDLDQYLQYLDSILDSSNNSRSIINYISLICEQEDDSYKNILYGFLLIFQKLFGYNDLNWHLSENDTNKLYFWNRYYDSCSYYLYYNDCCYDCTKPKMNPNLSVEGDYCTCLLSNERCNFRVKIVLEEDLKTNKEVLRILSKVLEHFSEVYIKTRVLGLILQIVSQIDPFMDLMHKHGIFESVFETLSECSNDQFYLLNNTLNVVTYQSQNPINFLSLIREEDLKILMTFPPCTIESILLIHKYVVASKWKIPVKYRKILLNYSKPLTRLYTYYKCTYQSSKTLELSGLFSQILTVVIESVLVAQVALRNLTEVIYPFCLHLVSKLRTLEYSSDFGEFRDNFDLELFNMLACSYVILLNLSKSGGIFVEYQLFSSISNYLSVSLCFMDKFGSDNVVEWMTTQTVSNLHEVYKYMLNVAHTRETNNEEVVRIKMDSLLDFCTFPIFQLAVTLFDPYINTRICDKLIKSVSSKKK comes from the coding sequence ATGGACTTTATAAGAAAAATCAACAAAAATGTGCAGGAATCATTCTCAATACTCAACGAAGGAATCCAAATCACAAACTCGATTCTGGAATTAAATACAATACACCTGCCAcaattatttcaattacgtccatctaaaaataaaaatgacaaAGAAGGAGGATTATGTTGCTTGTTCGAGGAAAATAAGCCGGAAATAGTTGGGAGTGTAgaacaaattaaaacaaaCGGCTTGAAATCGAAAGAAGTGGGAGAACAAACtaataaaagtaaatttttaaatagaTTAAGAACAGGATACCAAGAAAAGTATGATTTGAGTAGAAACCAGGTAACTGAGCCAGGGAAGATTTTAGAGTTGGAATGTGCCCAGGGAGAAAAATGTTTATTAAAAAGTTTTTCAGTAAACTTGTACAGAGAAAGCATTGATTTTGTGTCATTCTTTCTTAACACACTGAGTAATGTACTTAAGGACTCTAACAAAGCATCAAGAAAGTTAGTGGAAAACCAAACGTTTTTAGTGTTGTTTGAAATATCTAAATTGGTAGAAGTAACGGTATTCTTGAGGTCAGATAATCAAAAGGTAAGAAAAATCATACAAGATGTGGATTCGATATATGGTTCGCTGGTTAGTTTGGTGTCATTTTCCCTAAAGTTGCTGAATGAAGTCTTGCAATACCCACTGCATATCTTCTTTAATAACCTTGAAAAGGAATATGATGACTGTAGAATTGAAAAGAGGAAATATGAAAGTTTCTTAAAGCAGAGATACCCGTCACAAAATTTAGATGAATATGATATGATAGGCTCGTTCTGGttcataaatataactGATGAGGAGAGGATAGATTTGGATCAGTATTTGCAATACCTAGACTCAATTCTGGATAGTTCAAACAACTCAAGATCAATAATAAACTATATAAGTTTAATATGTGAACAGGAAGATGATTcctataaaaatattttatacgGATTCCTGTTAATATTTCAGAAGTTGTTTGGATACAATGACCTTAATTGGCACTTATCGGAAAATGATacaaacaaattatatttttggaACAGATACTACGACAGCTGTAGCTACTACTTGTATTATAATGATTGCTGTTACGACTGCACAAAGCCAAAGATGAATCCAAACCTTTCAGTGGAAGGTGACTACTGTACGTGCCTACTTAGTAACGAAAGGTGCAATTTCAGAGTTAAGATTGTGTTGGAAGAAGATTTGAAAACTAACAAGGAAGTATTAAGGATTTTATCTAAAGTTCTTGAGCATTTTAGTGAAGTTTACATCAAAACAAGGGTTCTAGGGTTGATACTTCAGATAGTATCACAAATTGACCCATTCATGGACTTGATGCACAAACATGGGATTTTTGAGTCAGTATTTGAAACACTATCTGAATGTAGTAATGACCAGTTTTACCTCTTAAATAACACCTTAAATGTGGTTACATACCAGAGTCAAAATCCcataaattttctatcaTTAATCAGAGAagaagatttaaaaatactcATGACATTCCCACCATGTACAATAGAATCCATTTTGttaatacataaatatGTGGTCGCCTCAAAGTGGAAAATCCCAGTaaaatatagaaaaatCCTACTAAATTACTCTAAACCTCTAACTCGATTGTACACCTATTACAAGTGTACATATCAATCTTCTAAGACGCTGGAACTCTCGGGACTATTCTCACAAATTTTAACCGTGGTTATTGAAAGTGTTTTGGTAGCCCAAGTTGCTCTAAGGAATCTTACTGAGGTGATTTATCCCTTTTGTTTACACCTAGTTTCAAAATTGAGGACGCTTGAATACTCTAGCGATTTTGGTGAATTTAGAGATAACTTTGATTTGGAGCTGTTTAACATGTTGGCGTGTAGTTATGTGATACTTCTAAACTTGTCAAAGTCAGGAGGAATATTTGTGGAATATCAGCTTTTCAGTTCTATTTCCAACTATTTGTCAGTATCACTTTGTTTTATGGACAAGTTTGGAAGTGATAATGTGGTTGAGTGGATGACAACACAAACAGTTAGTAACTTGCATGAAGTGTACAAGTATATGTTAAATGTGGCACATACAAGGGAAacaaataatgaagaaGTTGTGAGAATAAAGATGGATAGTTTGCTGGATTTCTGTACCTTCCCAATCTTCCAACTGGCCGTGACACTGTTTGATCCATACATAAATACAAGAATTTGTGATAAACTGATTAAAAGTGTAAGTTCaaagaaaaaataa
- a CDS encoding uncharacterized protein (Tap349e08.q2ks7.C.cand.100 - score = 76.63): MTLKMGLFGTFSGLGESLNKYISNSCHEFSIALTQDFEDGKIIFYKKFMLNYTMILLSIDPLIDVPEAQFLTEYNINFLLNTASRIVEILKNQPSVNLQTILMDVLKFLLCAVFSVEYTTLLETFEYGFLFELIELSQSGPTLEMMKGISSVILVYLIMIGIIPDEKVKRLGLMCEHLKKLYESVEFKASEVALKADNIKPVDTLGQDFNQVVNYCLNNLLKTTVTDFLEIFYWNVNNYFNFSLAPQIFKILIMFKLYIHPHIFGQLSRFIDSFVRTEDPVSSKSIGNLVIDDNLLDKPHVLLKTLYSEELEFWKQKLYAMECQLHVISNSLSLTRLENERLRNNIELLKKKLEGPGSEEDFNLELELEIERQRYSHLEEMYNVRNKNDNKL, from the exons ATGACATTGAAAATGGGACTGTTTGGTACATTCTCAGGACTTGGAGAAAGTTTAAACAAATACATTTCAAATTCATGCCATGAATTTAGCATAGCACTGACTCAAGATTTTGAAGATGGAaagataatattttataaaaagtTCATGCTCAACTACACCATGATCCTGCTCTCAATAGATCCTCTGATTGATGTTCCAGAG GCACAATTTCTGACGgagtataatataaattttcttctgAATACAGCTTCGAGAATTGTCGAGATTTTAAAG AATCAGCCGAGTGTAAACCTACAAACGATACTGATGgatgtattaaaatttttattgtgTGCTGTGTTTTCGGTAGAGTATACAACTCTGCTAGAAACATTTGAATACGGATTTTTATTTG aGCTTATTGAGTTGAGTCAATCAGGACCAACTTTGGAAATGATGAAGGGAATTTCATCAGTGATACTAGTGTATTTGATCATGATAGGAATAATACCAGACGAGAAGGTGAAAAGATTAGGTTTGATGTGTGAAcatttaaagaaattataCGAATCCGTGGAGTTTAAGGCGTCTGAAGTGGCTTTAAAGGCAGACAATATTAAACCAGTTGATACCTTGGGACAAGATTTTAACCAAgttgtaaattattgtcTTAATAATCTGTTAAAAACAACAGTGACTGACTTTTTGGAGATTTTCTACTGGAATGTTAACAACTATTTCAACTTTTCACTAGCGCCTCAAATATTCAAGATCCTTATCATGTTCAAATTGTATATACACCCACACATCTTCGGACAACTTTCGA GGTTTATAGACAGTTTTGTAAGAACAGAAGATCCGGTTTCTAGTAAGAGTATTGGGAATCTGGTAATTGATGATAACTTGTTGGACAAACCGCACGTGTTGCTAAAAACGTTGTATTCAGAGGAGTTGGAATTTTGGAAACAGAAACTATACGCAATGGAGTGTCAATTACATGTTATATCAAATTCGCTGAGTCTTACGCGTTTAGAAAATGAG agGCTGAGGAATAACATAGAACTGTTGAAGAAAAAATTGGAAGGCCCGGGTAGTGAAGAGGATTTTAACTTGGAGCTAGAATTGGAAATTGAAAGACAGAGATACTCACATCTCGAGGAAATGTACAATGtaagaaataaaaatgataataaattatag
- a CDS encoding uncharacterized protein (Tap349e08.q2ks7.cand.23 - score = 71.78;~Apicoplast targetting peptide predicted by the PlasmoAP tool;~Signal peptide predicted for TA06775 by SignalP 2.0 HMM (Signal peptide probability 0.967, signal anchor probability 0.002) with cleavage site probability 0.848 between residues 19 and 20) — MKILNFLSILYFFIANCLCRMDDKSGGLLGKMYQKVPHFMESTRKRNYDRNKHSAVRNRRSRLNEEDTGTDEMNSKKYGNDFKNYKFMSTMNNFRDKQGEALTLDNFSSDFNNFFQTNHRTYASYIKRNENDATCPFSVGAPGQVGQSCKFNDPSGTYSSTTLDGSQGSCPLKQDSQTSASVVTPANQWPDHKTFDQSNAEQEKAHEELKSEVDQVKQEQKNLEEKVNEANAAEQALKATAEDLKEGQEELKQEQDNLDQAQDKLESTQKEVEAKEHNLEQTADALKSEANKLEEEKESLDEQKEELENQQNDLNKQKNELESEKKNLDKEKEDLTTGQKSLDTEKESLDNEKKDLEQQQKSLDDQQSKLEDQQDKLNDQQEKLEEAQKASANEDTEASSKLEKTNENNAQADGLKNLQPVASPLVNGSPEGVVSPKTLVDNSSVPSCDNSTEEVDKAYEVLLTTQLSILTITTSQGEVQQPTADTTNASTSEDNTNNNAAESEKTTEESEPQTASKSEEAKENTESDDKTSKVESSEPNESEEHEDQNEENEKDEYEEDESEQNEDEESESKSTTKSSQKDNKNENEPATAEELEEVNDEV, encoded by the exons atgaagattttaaattttctttcaattttatattttttcattgCGAATTGTCTATGCCGTATGGATGATAAGTCCGGAGGCTTATTAGGCAAAATGTATCAAAAGGTCCCTCACTTCATGGAATCCACCAGG AAAAGAAATTACGACAGAAATAAACACAGTGCTGTAAGGAACAGGAGATCCAGATTGAACGAGGAGGACACAGGAACTGATGAAATGAACTCTAAAAAATACGGAAACGactttaaaaattataaatttatgagCACAATGAACAATTTTAGAGACAAACAAGGTGAGGCTTTAACCTTAGATAATTTTTCTTCAGactttaataattttttccaGACTAACCATCGCACATATGCTAGCTATATCAAGCGCAACGAAAATGACGCTACTTGTCCCTTTTCAGTAGGCGCACCGGGTCAAGTTGGCCAATCctgtaaatttaatgatCCCAGTGGGACGTATTCCTCAACCACTCTAGACGGTTCTCAAGGTTCCTGTCCTTTAAAACAAGATTCTCAGACTTCCGCATCAGTAGTCACACCTGCCAATCAATGGCCAGATCATAAAACTTTCGATCAATCAAATGCAGAACAGGAAAAAGCACACGAGGAATTAAAATCCGAAGTCGACCAAGTTAAACAAGAGCAAAAGAATCTGGAAGAGAAAGTAAACGAGGCTAACGCAGCTGAGCAAGCTCTTAAGGCTACTGCTGAGGACCTTAAGGAGGGTCAGGAAGAACTAAAGCAAGAGCAGGATAATCTAGATCAAGCTCAGGATAAACTAGAATCTACACAAAAAGAAGTTGAGGCTAAGGAACACAATTTAGAGCAAACTGCGGATGCTTTAAAATCCGAAGCGAATAAATTAGAGGAGGAAAAAGAGTCTCTCGATGAGCAAAAGGAAGAGCTAGAAAACCAACAAAATGActtaaataaacaaaaaaatGAACTAGAGTCTGAGAAAAAAAACTTAGATAAGGAAAAAGAAGATTTAACCACTGGTCAAAAGAGTCTTGATACAGAAAAGGAAAGTCTAGATAATGAAAAGAAGGATCTTGAACAGCAACAAAAAAGTCTTGATGATCAACAAAGCAAATTAGAAGATCAAcaagataaattaaatgatcAACAAGAAAAATTAGAAGAGGCTCAAAAGGCCTCGGCCAATGAAGACACCGAGGCCAGTTCCAAGTTAGAAAAAactaatgaaaataatgcACAGGCAGATGGTTTAAAAAACTTACAGCCGGTCGCATCTCCCTTGGTGAACGGGAGTCCTGAGGGAGTTGTATCTCCAAAAACGCTTGTCGATAATAGTTCAGTACCTTCTTGCGACAATTCAACCGAAGAAGTCGATAAAGCTTACGAGGTATTACTCACTACACAATTATCTATACTAACTATTACCaca TCTCAAGGTGAAGTACAACAACCCACTGCCGATACTACCAATGCATCTACCTCCGAagataatactaataataatgcGGCTGAATCAGAAAAAACAACTGAGGAGTCTGAACCTCAGACAGCCAGTAAATCGGAAGAAGCAAAAGAAAACACAGAGTCAGACGATAAAACTTCAAAAGTAGAATCTTCAGAACCTAATGAATCTGAAGAACATGAAGACcaaaatgaagaaaatgagaaagatgaatatgaagaagatgaatCGGAACAAAATGAGGACGAGGAATCTGAATCCAAGTCCACCACTAAATCCAGCCAAAAggataataaaaatgagaATGAACCAGCTACAGCTGAGGAACTAGAAGAGGTTAATGATGAAGTATAA